From uncultured Fusobacterium sp., one genomic window encodes:
- a CDS encoding HAD-IIA family hydrolase, which produces MEEKKLYLFDLDGTLILGNEVIDGAREVISKIRSLGKELLIFTNNSSRSRMQYVEKLAKMGINVTEEEIITAGYITGKYLLKNNKRVIYVLGTEKFKEMLEEMGLIVIREPELKDGKYNVDAVVVGLDSELNYEKIKTVCKLLQDPEMTYIGANPDMVYPVENGLFYPDCGSIAKMISYSTKRVPKFLGKPYHEIFDYCLEKKGVSKDEVVIVGDRLYTDIACGQENGCDTVLVLTGEAKREDLINSEYQPTIVLDSIKDLKL; this is translated from the coding sequence ATGGAAGAAAAAAAATTGTATTTATTTGATTTAGATGGAACATTAATATTAGGAAATGAAGTTATTGATGGTGCAAGAGAAGTTATAAGTAAAATTAGAAGTTTAGGAAAAGAACTGCTTATTTTTACTAATAACTCTTCTAGAAGTAGAATGCAATATGTAGAAAAATTAGCAAAGATGGGAATAAATGTTACAGAAGAGGAGATAATAACTGCAGGATATATAACTGGAAAATATCTATTAAAAAATAATAAAAGAGTTATATATGTATTAGGAACTGAAAAGTTTAAAGAGATGTTAGAAGAGATGGGGTTAATAGTAATTCGTGAACCAGAGTTAAAAGATGGAAAGTATAATGTAGATGCAGTAGTTGTGGGATTAGATAGTGAATTAAATTATGAAAAAATAAAAACAGTATGTAAGTTATTACAAGACCCAGAGATGACATATATAGGAGCAAATCCAGATATGGTTTATCCTGTAGAAAATGGTTTATTTTATCCAGATTGTGGAAGTATAGCTAAAATGATCTCTTATTCAACAAAAAGAGTTCCTAAATTTTTAGGAAAACCTTATCATGAGATTTTTGATTATTGTTTAGAAAAAAAAGGAGTATCAAAAGATGAAGTTGTAATTGTAGGAGATAGATTGTATACTGATATAGCTTGTGGACAAGAAAATGGGTGTGATACAGTGTTAGTGCTTACAGGAGAAGCAAAAAGAGAGGATTTAATAAATAGTGAATATCAACCTACAATAGTTTTGGATAGTATAAAGGATTTAAAATTATAG